One Heptranchias perlo isolate sHepPer1 chromosome 2, sHepPer1.hap1, whole genome shotgun sequence DNA segment encodes these proteins:
- the LOC137300262 gene encoding probable G-protein coupled receptor 139: protein MHYSVIYQIRRIYYPALAAVGVLVNLVAIVILSRGKCGLSKCISRYLVGMAVTDLLVVTTDVILRGFGPIYFPPSFLDITPVCSFIIFLSAATAVVSVWFTVAFTFDRFVAICCEKLKTKYCTEKMAVVVQGTVSLLGTSVSVPWYFVYEPQYIIGNVPWYCEIKSSFRTSSVWFSFDMFHLILTPFIPFFLILLLNVLTVRRILVASRVRKGLRGSSNGENHKDPEMENRKKSIILLFSISGSFILLWMTQVVFYIYVRIAGTRYYSSNTDPVYITEHTSKILQLLSSCTNTCIYVLTQSKFREELKNAVKYPINLVAKLVKL from the exons atgcattattcagtaatctatcagatacgacgcatttactatcctgctcttgcagccgttggagttttgg ttaacttggtggcgattgtgatcctgtcccgaggaaagtgcggtctctccaaatgtatcagtcgctacctggtgggaatggcagtgactGATCTCCTGGTTGTTACCACTGATGTGATATTGAGGGGGTTTGGTCCGATTTATTTCCCACCTTCTTTCCTGGATATTACTCCTGTCTGTAGTTTTATTATCTTCTTGAGTGCTGCAACCGCTGTGGTTTCtgtttggttcacagtcgctttcacctttgatcgatttgtggccatttgctgtgagaagctgaaaactaaatattgcaccgagaaaatggCGGTTGTGGTTCAGGGAACAGTGAGTTTGTTGGGCACTTCagtgagtgtcccctggtactttgtataTGAACCTCAATATATAATTGGTAATGTTCCCTGGTATTGTGAGATTAAatcgagcttccgtacttcctccGTATGGTTctcatttgacatgtttcacctcattttaaccccttttatcccattctttctgattttgctgctcaatgttctgacggtcaggcgtattttagtggccagtcgagTCCGCAAGGGACTCCGGGgaagcagcaatggagagaatcacaaggacccagagatggagaaccgaaagaaatccatcattttactctttagtatatcgggcagttttatactgttatggatgacacaggttgtattttacatttatgtgcgaattgcaggcaCTCGGTATTATTCCtccaacactgaccctgtttatatcacagaacacacatcaaagatactgcagcttctcagttcctgcacaaacacgtgtatttatgtcctgacccagtctaaattcagagaagagctgaagaacgcggtgaaatacccaatcAATCTAGTCGCTAAATTAGTGAaattatag